One window of the Desulfovibrio sp. JC010 genome contains the following:
- the uppS gene encoding polyprenyl diphosphate synthase, with translation MTPRHIAVIMDGNGRWAKSRGLKRSEGHKAGTEAAKNIVTRCRELGVEHLTLYTFSKENWARPKDEIATLFDLLQVFLKKELSSLREQGVRLKILGELSEFPFGVRQVVAHTIKKTENCKSMTLNLALNYSGRDELVRACRKMISEGISEDKITEETLSGYLYTAGQPDPDLIIRTSGEQRLSNYLLYQAAYSELYFTDVYWPDFTPEELDKALADFAGRQRRFGKTGDQI, from the coding sequence ATGACGCCCCGACATATCGCCGTCATCATGGACGGCAATGGACGGTGGGCCAAATCGCGAGGACTAAAGCGAAGCGAAGGCCATAAGGCCGGGACCGAAGCTGCGAAAAACATCGTCACCAGATGCCGCGAACTCGGCGTTGAACACCTGACTCTGTATACCTTTTCCAAGGAAAACTGGGCCAGACCCAAAGACGAAATCGCAACACTATTCGATCTTCTGCAAGTCTTCCTGAAAAAAGAATTGTCCAGCCTGCGTGAGCAGGGTGTACGCCTGAAAATACTGGGGGAACTCTCTGAGTTCCCCTTCGGCGTAAGACAAGTTGTGGCCCACACCATAAAAAAAACGGAAAACTGCAAGTCCATGACCCTCAATCTGGCCCTGAACTATTCAGGCAGGGATGAACTGGTAAGGGCCTGCAGAAAAATGATTTCTGAAGGAATCAGTGAAGATAAGATTACCGAGGAAACCCTGTCCGGCTACCTGTACACTGCCGGGCAGCCCGACCCGGACCTGATCATCCGCACCAGCGGAGAGCAGCGTTTATCAAATTACCTGCTCTATCAGGCCGCATACTCGGAACTTTATTTCACCGATGTCTACTGGCCTGACTTCACCCCTGAAGAACTGGATAAAGCTCTGGCCGATTTTGCCGGACGCCAGCGTCGTTTCGGCAAGACCGGCGATCAGATTTAA